Part of the Strix aluco isolate bStrAlu1 chromosome 20, bStrAlu1.hap1, whole genome shotgun sequence genome is shown below.
agacgaggaaaaaggtggagcatgggttccagttgagtcggtggtcgctgcccagctttgttttttcctgtgttcccagagattttatcagtcatcccagaaatgatcacctcttatcagttcttgttgcCACTGCAGTGGCGAAGGTGCGAAgtcattagcaagtcattagcaaggcaaggatggtgtctggcttgcacaatagagccacaaagtatcggcttagtggtacttgtgcttgaggggaaacacctggtttagtccatgtctccccctctgaGGCTTCTCTacggagtttgtcaatgcaactgcaagggggtggggggtgcatccttcagtacactgccgcttccttgggtgacattccttagactaatccaaaggccacagcttgtccttgaggttttctgtgtcgatgaatgtttgaggcatttcttccttcagttccttacaccggGTCAACCCACCACGCACTGAGCAATGAGAAGGTGTAGccgtgtcctggttttggctgggatagagttcatttctCCCTAGTAGTTGGTACAGTGCTgggttttggatttagtgtgagaataatgctgataacacactgatgttttagttgttgctaagtagcacttgaAGTTGAGGATTGTTCAGtttcccctgctctgccagaaagcaggtgcacaaaaagctgggagggagcatcagtcagcgggtggtgagcaattgcatggtgcatcacttgtcttgggttttatttttctttttgttatattcctttccATTACTATTATATCTTGttattatattttgtattttatgttgtatttatattttattttagttattaaactgatGTTATCTCAATCCacgaattttacttttttttttgattctcctccccatcccactgggaggggggatgagtgaatggctgcgtggtgcttagttgctggctgaaGTTAAACCAGAACAGCCCACATGAGagatttttcaagtgaaaaaatgTCATTCCTTGACACTGGAGAGTTCTGATCTTCATGTTTTAATGTCTGAAGGTACCTAAAACTGATGTACTGATAGATGTGGTTCCTGTATGAAAgatgaaacactgatttttttttttttttttttaaaaaaaccaaccaaacaaaaatgagctttttttcTCCAAGGCTTCCCATCTTGGCTAGTTTTTGTCTTATCCATACACTAAGCCGAAAGAATTCACATTTCAATTCAGTGTCATGTGTCAAAGGGATCAGTCACAGAGTTTATGGTCCTCTCTTCAGGAAAAGCTGTAACCAGTGTGTGTGGGATGCTGACATTTGACAGGGTGTCCCTAGAGTCTGTCACATACAAGTATCTTGTATCCAGAAAAGACTTAGTGTTCCATTGATTTTCAACGTCTTGTTCCAGGAACAATTGCAGAACTGGATTCGGGGCAATGTCACCGCCTGTCCCCACTCTGTCTTCATTTTTGATGAGATGGACAAAATGCATCCAGGTCTCATAGATGCCATCAAGCCGTTCTTAGACTATTATGAGCAGGTTGACGGGGTATCCTACAGGAAAGccatcttcatcttcctcaggTCTGTAGCACCTATTTTGGTCATTTTGAGATATTGAGGTAAATCTGGGTTTATGATGATAATGATGTTCCTATGGGACCTCATtcaaagaacagcaaaagaaCGGCTCTGGAGTGAAGACCCTCTCTGTAAAGACAGAGGGGAGCACTGTGAGCTCTTGCGTGGCCTGTGGCTGCAGTGGAGCAGGTCTGATGCCGTGCAGCGGATCACTGCAGCGTGCCCGGCCCAGAGCACAGATCGTATGAGAGTTCCCATTTTGGGGAAGTTCTCTGGAATGGGTGCAccatgtactgggtctggctggccTGGAATTAACTGGCTTCTCAGCAGCCATTTTGGTGCTTTGTTTTGCGGCTAAAACAGTGTCAGGAACACATCGATGTTTTGGCTGTTTCTGGATGGTGCTTGCAAAGCctcaaggctttctttttttcccacgCTGCGCGCCGGggtgggcaggggatgggaggggacgcagctgggacagctgacctgaactggcCAGGGGAATATTCAATATTATGTAATGTCATGTTCAGCAAGAAAACCTGGGGTagagaaagaagggggggggTTCAGATTCCAAGGTGATGGTTCTTGGGAGACTGCCAGGGCATTGGTCTGACTATGGGTTGAGTGATTGAgtgatttcctcctcctccccccccccccccccccccataatctattaaactgtctttatcttgacccacaagtctCCTAACTTTTATTCTTCTTATTTCCTCCTTCCATCCTGCTGAGGTGGGAGGGAGTAAGTAAGCAGCTATGTAGGTGCTTGACTGCTGGccggggtcaacccaccacacactGATGGCAATTTAAAGAACTGGAGACTTACCCTAAATTTTGTCTTACAGGTTTCTGTTTTGTTGATTTGTTTGACTTCAGGAAGATTAGCAATATGTGTAACTGGctaaaaaagaaattctgcctCAGTTGTGTCTGTATTCACCACTGAACGTTTTTCTTTTATGAATAGCAATGCAGGTGGTGACTTAATTAATAAAGCGGCTCTTGACTTCTGGACAAGTGGAAAGCACAGGGAAGAGATTCAGCTCAAAGACCTGGAGCCCATGCTATCTGTAGGAGTCTACAATAACAAGAATAGTAAGTCACTTTCCCCAGAAAGTGGGGAATTTTTTACTTCATAACAGGGTTCATCTCTGCAGTCTGTACTGCAGCCTACCTTGACCCTGCCCTGCTTCCCGTGACCCCATCTTCCAACAGTGCCCTGGCCCTGTGCCCTTCTGTCCCTTCTCTACAGTATCTTGCCCTCACAAGAAAGTTTTTGGCAGAGAAGTTGCTCTTTATACACACTGAAGGTTAGCAGCAACAGCTGCGAGGTGCTGTCAGTCTGATCCATCCAGCTAACTGGATGCTTTTCTCAGGCAGTGGTTGAGACAAACTGCTTTGTGAATTCAGTCTGGCCTGTGCATCCGATCTTATGCAGACTCAGAGAATCATAGGAAGGACTTTCtctaaactttttttcccccccaactCCTCCAGGTGGACTGTGGCACAGCAGCCTTGTTGACAGGAACCTCATTGACTACTTTGTCCCCTTCCTGCCCCTGGAGCACAAGCACGTGAAGATGTGTGTCAGGGCTGAAATGATGGCCCGTGGCTATGCTGTCGATGAGAAGGTTGTTCAAGCAGTGGCTGATGAAATGACTTTCTTCCCAAAAGAGCAGAAAATCTACTCTGATAAGGGCTGCAAGACTGTGCAGGCCAAGCTGGATATTCACGAAGACGCTATGACGAGAGATTCGAAAGCCAAGGGCTGACTACCCTTCAGGTCTCCAAAGAACTTTCAGAGCTTTGGCAAATCTGTGTATTTGCACTTAAGCTTTTTTTACTGTTGCAGGGAGTATGGTGAAAATACCAGAATGAGCTCT
Proteins encoded:
- the LOC141932387 gene encoding torsin-1B-like encodes the protein MLRAVGLLWLLLPGLAALEPLSVGLAIGVASALTGYLSYPNFYCSYVECCPRAGQRLNATALKVQLDTKLFGQHLAKDVVLKAVMGFSNNPSPKKPLTLSLHGWAGTGKNFLSQILAEHVHPAGLRSKFVHLFLATLHFPYHDQLKRYKEQLQNWIRGNVTACPHSVFIFDEMDKMHPGLIDAIKPFLDYYEQVDGVSYRKAIFIFLSNAGGDLINKAALDFWTSGKHREEIQLKDLEPMLSVGVYNNKNSGLWHSSLVDRNLIDYFVPFLPLEHKHVKMCVRAEMMARGYAVDEKVVQAVADEMTFFPKEQKIYSDKGCKTVQAKLDIHEDAMTRDSKAKG